A stretch of the Massilia varians genome encodes the following:
- a CDS encoding Dabb family protein: protein MPATPSLRHVVLFAFKGDAGQEAVDAVVADFGRLPAEIPGIAAYEWGTNVSPEGLNQGFTHCFTLTFPSDAARDAYLVHPAHQRFVESLGSCLERSLVVDYWTQA from the coding sequence ATGCCAGCCACACCATCCCTGCGTCACGTCGTGCTGTTCGCGTTCAAGGGCGATGCCGGCCAGGAGGCGGTCGACGCCGTTGTCGCCGACTTCGGCCGGCTGCCCGCCGAGATCCCGGGCATCGCCGCCTACGAGTGGGGCACCAACGTGAGCCCGGAAGGCCTGAACCAGGGCTTCACCCACTGCTTCACCTTGACCTTTCCGAGCGACGCCGCGCGCGACGCCTACCTGGTGCACCCGGCGCACCAGCGCTTCGTGGAGTCCCTGGGCAGCTGCCTGGAACGTTCGCTGGTAGTCGATTACTGGACGCAAGCTTAG
- a CDS encoding addiction module protein, giving the protein MSNLVAEIADKIQMLSAEEKHALVRMLLQDIDGPDEDADEAWHNEVIRRVKAIRNGETAIRALQEWQE; this is encoded by the coding sequence ATGTCGAACCTGGTTGCCGAGATCGCGGATAAGATCCAGATGCTGAGTGCTGAGGAAAAGCACGCGCTGGTGCGCATGCTCCTCCAGGATATCGATGGTCCTGACGAGGATGCCGATGAAGCCTGGCACAATGAAGTCATACGCCGCGTCAAGGCGATCCGCAACGGCGAGACCGCCATTCGCGCGCTGCAGGAATGGCAGGAATAA
- a CDS encoding ABC transporter ATP-binding protein, producing MELKIRNLSKTYANGVVALDRVTLTIPAGMFGLLGPNGAGKSTLMRILATLQECDSGSVFLDDIDVLDEKDEVRRMLGYLPQDFGVYPKVTAYELLDHFAQLKGLSHKHRRREVVDGLLQQTNLWEVRNQRLGTFSGGMRQRFGIAQALLGDPRLIIVDEPTAGLDPQERVRFHNLLSEIGEDKTVILSTHIVSDVADLCANMAIIHKGHVLLCGDPQELTYEVEDYIWARFVTKQELPVFQKRHQVISTRLLTGRTLIHVYAETDPGDGFEPARASLEDVYFATIAGKFTAAATGTC from the coding sequence ATGGAATTAAAAATCCGCAATTTGTCGAAGACCTACGCCAATGGCGTGGTCGCGCTCGACCGTGTCACCCTGACCATCCCGGCCGGGATGTTCGGGCTGCTCGGTCCGAACGGCGCCGGCAAATCGACGCTGATGCGGATCCTCGCCACCCTGCAGGAGTGCGATTCCGGTTCGGTGTTCCTGGACGACATCGACGTCCTCGACGAAAAGGACGAAGTGCGCCGCATGCTCGGCTACCTGCCGCAGGATTTCGGCGTCTACCCGAAAGTAACCGCTTACGAACTGCTCGACCATTTCGCCCAGCTCAAGGGCCTGTCGCACAAGCACCGCAGGCGCGAGGTGGTCGACGGCCTGCTGCAGCAGACCAACCTCTGGGAAGTGCGCAACCAGCGCCTCGGCACGTTCTCGGGCGGCATGCGCCAGCGCTTCGGCATCGCCCAGGCCCTGCTGGGCGACCCGCGCCTGATCATCGTCGACGAGCCCACCGCCGGCCTGGACCCGCAGGAGCGCGTGCGCTTCCATAACCTGCTGTCCGAGATCGGCGAGGACAAGACCGTCATCCTGTCGACCCACATCGTGTCCGACGTGGCCGACCTGTGCGCCAACATGGCGATCATCCACAAGGGCCACGTGCTGCTGTGCGGCGACCCGCAGGAACTGACCTACGAGGTCGAGGACTACATCTGGGCGCGTTTCGTCACCAAGCAGGAACTGCCGGTGTTCCAGAAGCGCCACCAGGTCATCTCGACCCGCCTGCTCACCGGCCGCACCCTGATCCACGTGTATGCCGAGACCGACCCGGGCGACGGCTTCGAGCCGGCCCGCGCCAGTCTGGAAGACGTCTATTTCGCCACCATCGCCGGCAAGTTCACCGCCGCCGCCACGGGGACCTGCTAG
- a CDS encoding serine hydrolase domain-containing protein — MRQLFAPCLLALLAVGVPAAQAAEERPALTHQLAKLQQASSLPGFAVAVVSSNAVLYQRGFGHADLQAKRPYTEETLQNVGSVSKTVIGVAIVKAIELGYFGLDTEINAILPFPVAHPHGGGPITVRHLVTHTSSIVDDDEIYGHSYYVLPDADTGGPLYRQFRRDFTQPGRQDLSLGAFLKNYLAVGGRSYRKTNFAKEAPGLAYHYSNIGAALAAYLIEVKSGQSFEAFTRKHIFEPLQMRSTSWRADPGQAKRQATAYNRRHQAYPRYALVTYPDGGLTTSAADLARFLMAMVKGYKGGEGVLSKAGFTLLFDPEFAPEALPAASPAAEPNSGVFWRIRRNGLVGHSGSDPGVTAFMFIDPASGTGRILMTNIEAGGKGEQDDPKIVQQFRDVWKALADVRP, encoded by the coding sequence ATGAGGCAGTTGTTCGCTCCCTGCCTGCTGGCCCTGCTGGCCGTCGGCGTCCCGGCCGCGCAGGCGGCCGAGGAGCGGCCCGCCCTCACCCACCAGCTCGCCAAGCTGCAGCAGGCCTCGAGCCTGCCGGGCTTCGCGGTGGCGGTGGTGTCCAGCAATGCCGTGCTGTACCAGCGCGGCTTCGGCCATGCTGACCTGCAGGCCAAACGCCCTTACACCGAGGAGACGCTGCAGAACGTCGGCTCGGTCAGCAAGACCGTGATCGGCGTGGCGATCGTGAAGGCGATCGAACTCGGCTACTTCGGTCTGGACACCGAGATCAACGCCATCCTGCCCTTCCCGGTAGCGCATCCCCATGGCGGCGGACCGATCACGGTGCGCCACCTGGTCACCCATACGTCGAGCATCGTCGATGACGACGAGATCTACGGCCACTCGTACTACGTGCTGCCCGATGCCGATACCGGCGGCCCGCTCTACCGGCAATTCAGGCGCGACTTCACCCAGCCCGGCCGCCAGGACCTGAGCCTGGGCGCTTTTCTCAAGAACTACCTGGCGGTGGGCGGGCGCAGCTACCGGAAAACCAACTTCGCCAAGGAGGCGCCAGGCCTCGCCTACCATTATTCGAACATCGGCGCGGCGCTGGCCGCCTACCTGATCGAGGTGAAAAGCGGCCAGAGCTTCGAGGCCTTCACCCGAAAACACATCTTCGAGCCGCTGCAGATGCGCTCCACCTCGTGGCGCGCCGACCCGGGCCAGGCGAAGCGTCAGGCGACCGCCTACAACCGCCGCCACCAGGCCTATCCGCGCTACGCCCTGGTCACCTACCCGGACGGCGGCCTGACCACCTCCGCGGCCGACCTGGCGCGCTTTCTGATGGCCATGGTGAAGGGCTACAAGGGCGGCGAAGGCGTCTTGAGCAAGGCCGGCTTCACTCTGCTGTTCGATCCGGAGTTCGCGCCCGAGGCCTTGCCGGCCGCCAGCCCGGCGGCGGAACCGAACAGCGGCGTATTCTGGCGCATCCGCCGGAACGGACTGGTGGGCCATTCGGGCAGCGATCCGGGCGTCACGGCCTTCATGTTCATCGACCCGGCCAGCGGCACCGGCCGCATCCTGATGACGAACATCGAAGCCGGCGGCAAGGGTGAGCAGGACGATCCGAAGATCGTCCAGCAGTTCAGGGACGTGTGGAAGGCGCTGGCCGACGTGCGCCCCTGA
- a CDS encoding alpha/beta hydrolase, translating to MRQAFVVILLLAMCAYAAACLALFFLQRSLIYYPPRAAYAAPTTSVLAVDGARVLVSERPLAGQRALIYLGGNAEDVTASLPTLERAFPGRALYLLHYRGYAGSTDKPSEPALVGDALTLFDRVARTHRDVALLGRSLGTGVAVQVASQRPVSKLVLVTPYDSLAGLAARQFPYFPVRWLLRDRYASSAYAPRVRAPTLLLAAEHDDIIPADSAERLLARFPAGVAQLRVLEGTGHNTISDSPDYIPSLQWAK from the coding sequence ATGAGGCAAGCCTTCGTCGTCATCCTGCTGCTGGCCATGTGCGCCTATGCCGCCGCCTGCCTGGCGCTGTTCTTCCTGCAGCGCTCGCTGATCTATTATCCGCCGCGCGCCGCCTATGCGGCGCCGACGACTTCGGTCCTCGCGGTGGATGGGGCCAGGGTGCTGGTGTCCGAGCGGCCGCTGGCGGGCCAGCGGGCCCTGATCTACCTCGGCGGGAATGCCGAGGACGTCACCGCCAGCCTGCCCACCCTCGAGCGTGCCTTCCCCGGGCGCGCCCTCTACCTCCTGCATTACCGCGGCTACGCCGGCAGCACCGACAAGCCGTCCGAACCGGCCCTGGTCGGCGACGCGCTGACCCTGTTCGACCGGGTGGCGCGCACGCACCGGGACGTGGCGCTGCTCGGGCGCAGCCTCGGCACCGGGGTGGCGGTGCAGGTGGCCAGCCAGCGGCCGGTCAGCAAGCTGGTGCTGGTCACGCCCTATGACAGCCTGGCCGGGCTGGCTGCCCGACAGTTTCCGTATTTTCCGGTACGCTGGCTGCTGCGCGACCGCTATGCCTCCTCGGCCTACGCGCCGCGGGTGCGGGCGCCGACCCTGTTGCTCGCCGCCGAGCATGACGACATCATTCCGGCGGACAGCGCCGAGCGTCTGCTGGCGCGGTTTCCCGCAGGGGTGGCACAGCTGCGCGTGCTCGAAGGAACCGGGCACAATACGATTTCCGACAGTCCCGACTACATCCCTTCGCTCCAGTGGGCGAAGTAA
- a CDS encoding OsmC family protein — protein MEVKVSWNGPSGMSFRAETGSGHMVAMDGAPDGGGHNLAPRPMEMVLVGTGGCTAYDVVLILKRGREDVRGCDVTLQAERAETDPKVFTRINFHFTVTGRNLKPAAVERAVSLSHDKYCSASIMLAKTAEITHTVEIVEV, from the coding sequence ATGGAAGTGAAAGTCAGCTGGAACGGCCCGTCGGGCATGAGTTTTCGCGCCGAGACCGGCAGCGGCCACATGGTGGCGATGGATGGCGCGCCCGATGGTGGCGGCCACAACCTGGCGCCGCGCCCGATGGAGATGGTGCTGGTCGGCACCGGCGGCTGCACCGCCTATGACGTGGTGCTGATCCTCAAGCGCGGCCGCGAGGACGTGCGCGGCTGCGACGTGACGCTGCAGGCCGAGCGCGCGGAGACCGATCCGAAGGTGTTCACCAGGATTAACTTCCACTTCACGGTCACGGGGCGCAACCTGAAACCGGCGGCGGTCGAGCGCGCGGTCAGCCTGTCGCACGACAAGTACTGCTCGGCGTCGATCATGCTGGCCAAGACGGCCGAGATCACGCACACGGTGGAAATCGTCGAGGTCTGA
- a CDS encoding ABC transporter ATP-binding protein, protein MIEVHDVRKSFGAVKALGGVSFTARDGQITALLGPNGAGKTTLLRTLVGLLKRDQGTIAIDGIDPEKDPMAVRRSIGFLTDQFGLYERLSTREYLTYFGELNGMDRPAIARRIEEVSALLGMDDILTRRNKGFSQGQRIKVALARTLLHRPRHLLLDEPSRGLDVMSTRALRTALGALRAEGCCVIMATHVMQEVTALCEDVIVIAGGQTVAQGSPDELCRRTGIANLEDAFVHLVGTEEGIA, encoded by the coding sequence ATGATTGAAGTCCACGATGTACGCAAGAGCTTCGGCGCCGTGAAGGCGCTGGGCGGCGTCAGTTTCACCGCGCGCGACGGCCAGATCACCGCGCTGCTCGGCCCCAACGGCGCCGGCAAGACCACCCTGCTGCGCACCCTGGTCGGGCTGCTCAAGCGCGACCAGGGCACGATCGCGATCGACGGCATCGATCCGGAGAAGGACCCGATGGCGGTGCGCCGCAGCATCGGCTTCCTGACCGACCAGTTCGGCCTGTACGAGCGCCTCAGCACGCGCGAATACCTCACCTACTTCGGTGAACTCAACGGCATGGACCGCCCCGCCATCGCCAGGCGCATCGAGGAAGTCTCCGCGCTGCTCGGCATGGACGACATCCTGACCCGCCGCAACAAGGGCTTTTCGCAGGGCCAGCGCATCAAGGTGGCGCTGGCGCGCACGCTGCTGCACCGTCCCCGCCACCTGCTGCTCGACGAGCCGAGCCGTGGCCTGGACGTCATGAGCACGCGCGCCTTGCGCACCGCGCTGGGCGCGCTGCGCGCCGAAGGCTGCTGCGTGATCATGGCCACCCACGTGATGCAGGAAGTGACGGCCCTGTGCGAGGACGTGATCGTCATCGCCGGCGGCCAGACCGTGGCCCAGGGCTCGCCCGATGAACTGTGCCGGCGTACCGGCATCGCCAACCTGGAAGACGCGTTCGTGCACCTGGTCGGCACCGAGGAAGGAATCGCATGA
- a CDS encoding ABC transporter permease — protein sequence MKSRLLVVYLKELLETLRDKRTLGMLAMFTLLYPVLFGFMLNQMIEKSTKAEREGIELAVIGGAKAPTLMSQLGQKNITVKETPPMDEEAIGELLRGKKVAAVLRLPDDFTEQYYAMRPARLEIWYDSASETGGQRRDVEDVLEAYGANVAGARLLAHGVSPAALTPILVQRYDTGTNASRSAMVVGSIMGFLFFPAFMLCLSAAVDSTAGERERRSLEVLMAQPARTWELIGGKWLAASTLGIVGVTLELILAHAVFKWLPLEEIGMSWSLGWGQLLLVCLVTVSLSLLAGALYVALAMNAKTFKEAQTILSIVAIVPLVPAMVVSFLDLKTADWMYLVPMLSNQTLIKEASKAGDIGVLPYLLTFLCSAIPALLIVAFASWRMKSERYVLAV from the coding sequence ATGAAATCCAGGCTGTTGGTCGTCTACCTGAAAGAGCTGCTCGAGACCCTGCGCGACAAGCGCACGCTCGGCATGCTCGCCATGTTCACCCTGCTCTACCCGGTCCTGTTCGGCTTCATGCTGAACCAGATGATCGAGAAAAGCACCAAGGCCGAACGCGAAGGCATCGAGCTGGCGGTCATCGGCGGGGCCAAGGCGCCGACCCTGATGTCCCAGCTGGGCCAGAAGAACATCACGGTCAAGGAGACTCCGCCGATGGACGAAGAGGCCATCGGTGAGCTGCTGCGCGGCAAGAAGGTGGCGGCGGTGCTGCGCCTGCCGGACGACTTCACCGAGCAGTACTACGCGATGCGCCCCGCCCGGCTCGAGATCTGGTACGACTCCGCCAGCGAGACCGGCGGCCAGCGCCGCGACGTCGAAGACGTGCTGGAGGCCTATGGCGCCAACGTGGCCGGCGCGCGCCTGCTGGCGCACGGCGTGTCGCCGGCGGCCCTGACCCCGATCCTGGTGCAGCGCTACGACACCGGCACCAATGCCTCGCGCTCGGCGATGGTGGTCGGCAGCATCATGGGCTTCCTGTTCTTCCCGGCCTTCATGCTGTGCCTGTCGGCCGCGGTCGACAGCACCGCCGGCGAGCGCGAGCGCCGCTCGCTCGAAGTGCTAATGGCGCAGCCGGCCCGGACCTGGGAACTCATCGGCGGCAAGTGGCTCGCGGCCAGCACCCTGGGCATCGTCGGCGTCACCCTCGAGCTGATCCTGGCGCATGCGGTCTTCAAGTGGCTGCCGCTGGAGGAGATCGGCATGTCCTGGAGCCTGGGCTGGGGCCAGCTGCTGCTGGTGTGCCTGGTCACGGTGTCGCTGTCGCTGCTGGCCGGCGCGCTGTACGTCGCGCTGGCGATGAACGCCAAGACCTTCAAGGAAGCGCAGACCATCCTCAGCATCGTGGCCATCGTGCCCCTGGTTCCCGCCATGGTCGTGTCCTTCCTGGACCTGAAGACCGCGGACTGGATGTACCTGGTGCCGATGCTGTCGAACCAGACCCTGATCAAGGAAGCCTCCAAGGCCGGCGACATCGGCGTCCTGCCCTACCTGCTGACCTTCCTGTGCTCGGCGATTCCGGCCCTGTTGATCGTGGCCTTCGCCAGCTGGCGCATGAAGAGCGAGCGCTACGTGCTGGCCGTCTAA
- a CDS encoding ABC transporter permease/M1 family aminopeptidase: MRPLFAIAGFEARQRLRLLSTWIYFGIFLALAMLWMAAAGGAFRDAIVTFGGRVLINGPRQIALTAAFLGCFGVIVVAAVMGRSVQQDFEYEMQHFFFSAPIRKADYVLGRFLGGFATLAVILSSIVLGAWLGTFIPGIEPDRLGPGGVANYLLPYLLTLLPNTFIFGALFFVLAALSRRMLPVYVASIVMMIGYIVAPSLARDLDYKTLAALMDPFGTTALIRLTEYWPIAERNTRPVTLEGVYLVNRLIWVGFGLAVLLFGYWRFHATGNVDARHRKGPQPADTAADATPQLSHTAIDTREPPDFERRSLALLLGKSVLYNLRESSKNIYFLALGVAGALILAASALDLGSIYGTNTLPVTYMVLDLIRDVFALYMLVVTTLFAGEMVWREREARMAQMLDAMPAPTWLPLVGKTLALVGLQALLLVKAMLVGMLIQLFKGYFGLEPGLYLRFLFTVLLPQYALLAVAAIAMQVIVNNRYLAYFILIALYLVLGTARGFGFDHPMLVYGSTPSFTYSAMNGFGHYLLREHLFQLYWSGLALMLMVAARVLWARGVDSGWRERLRLARRNLSRPVLAGFGAGLVIFAGTGALLAYELHAGGYLTSARQESLRAEYELRYRRFARLPQPRIARVDLQVDIRPETRSLAVKGFYQLENRTGAPLRDVVLYQQRGAEFVLRFSQDARQIAADPEHGFYLYRLAEPLAPGARMALSFSLRYRPGGLLGIGRDTPVVENGTFFSNEVMPRIGYQPSVELVDDRDRKRRGLAPKDPLPARDDPAARANNVLGTDADWIGFDAVVATSPDQIAIAPGTLEKEWLDKGRRYFHYRMDKPVLNFYAIQSARYEVRHDRWQDVTIDVFYHPGHDANVERMIRGAQAGLEYASRNYGPYPFGELRIVEFPRYASYAQAFPGTIPFSESIGFIARIDDDSPKDIDYPFYVSAHETAHQWWGHQLAGANARGSSVLSESLSEYTALMVMKRAVGGQKMRRFLRYNLDAYLMGRATERRKELPLAQNENQDYIHYRKGSLALYLLADMLGEDVVNHVLSSLLQEHGAKGAPYPTVLALLDRLRAVTPPDKVYLIDDLFEHIVLYENRADSASARRRPDGKFEVTIRAHAGKVRAGELGDEQPAPLRDYIEFGVDDRNGNPLARERRLVDKASQTVTLVVGGRPARAGIDPDNKLIDRKPTDNMVPVDNP, from the coding sequence ATGCGCCCGCTGTTCGCCATCGCCGGCTTCGAGGCACGGCAGCGGCTGCGCCTGCTGTCGACCTGGATCTACTTCGGCATCTTCCTGGCGCTGGCGATGCTGTGGATGGCGGCCGCGGGCGGCGCCTTCCGCGACGCCATCGTCACCTTCGGCGGCCGGGTCCTGATCAATGGGCCGCGCCAGATCGCCCTGACTGCCGCCTTCCTCGGCTGCTTCGGCGTGATCGTGGTGGCGGCCGTGATGGGCCGCTCGGTGCAGCAGGACTTCGAATACGAGATGCAGCACTTCTTCTTCAGCGCGCCGATCCGCAAGGCGGACTACGTGCTGGGACGCTTCCTCGGCGGCTTCGCCACGCTGGCCGTGATCCTGTCGAGCATCGTGCTGGGCGCCTGGCTCGGGACCTTCATCCCCGGCATCGAGCCCGACCGCCTGGGACCGGGCGGAGTGGCGAACTACCTGCTGCCCTACCTGCTCACGCTGCTGCCCAACACCTTCATCTTCGGCGCCCTGTTCTTCGTGCTGGCCGCGCTGTCGCGCCGCATGTTGCCGGTCTACGTGGCCAGCATCGTCATGATGATCGGCTACATCGTCGCCCCGTCGCTGGCGCGCGACCTCGACTACAAGACCCTGGCCGCGCTGATGGATCCCTTCGGCACTACCGCCCTGATCCGCCTCACCGAATACTGGCCGATCGCCGAGCGCAACACGCGCCCCGTCACGCTCGAAGGCGTGTACCTGGTGAACCGCCTGATCTGGGTCGGCTTCGGGCTGGCGGTCCTGCTGTTCGGCTACTGGCGCTTCCATGCCACCGGCAACGTCGACGCGCGCCACAGGAAGGGCCCGCAGCCGGCCGACACCGCCGCCGACGCCACCCCGCAGCTGTCGCACACGGCCATCGACACCCGCGAGCCGCCCGACTTCGAGCGCCGCAGCCTGGCGCTCCTGCTGGGCAAATCGGTGCTGTACAACCTGCGCGAGTCGAGCAAGAACATCTATTTCCTGGCACTCGGCGTCGCCGGCGCCCTGATCCTGGCCGCCAGCGCGCTCGACCTCGGCTCGATCTACGGCACCAATACCCTGCCCGTCACCTACATGGTGCTGGACCTTATCCGCGACGTGTTCGCGCTGTACATGCTGGTGGTGACCACCCTGTTCGCCGGCGAGATGGTGTGGCGCGAGCGCGAGGCGCGCATGGCGCAGATGCTGGACGCGATGCCGGCGCCGACCTGGCTGCCGCTCGTGGGCAAGACCCTGGCCCTGGTCGGCCTGCAGGCCCTGCTGCTGGTGAAGGCCATGCTGGTCGGCATGCTGATCCAGCTGTTCAAGGGCTATTTCGGGCTCGAGCCGGGCCTCTACCTGCGCTTCCTGTTCACGGTGCTGCTGCCGCAGTACGCGCTGCTGGCGGTGGCCGCCATCGCGATGCAGGTGATCGTCAACAACCGCTACCTGGCCTACTTCATCCTGATCGCCCTGTACCTGGTGCTCGGGACCGCGCGCGGCTTCGGCTTCGACCACCCGATGCTGGTGTACGGCAGCACGCCGTCCTTCACCTATTCGGCCATGAACGGCTTCGGCCATTATCTGCTGCGCGAGCACCTGTTCCAGCTCTACTGGAGTGGCCTGGCCCTGATGCTGATGGTGGCGGCGCGGGTGCTGTGGGCGCGCGGCGTCGACAGCGGCTGGCGCGAGCGCCTGCGCCTGGCGCGCCGCAATCTCTCCAGGCCGGTGCTGGCCGGTTTCGGCGCGGGCCTCGTGATCTTTGCGGGCACCGGCGCGCTGCTGGCCTACGAGCTGCATGCCGGCGGCTACCTGACCAGCGCGCGGCAGGAGAGCCTGCGCGCCGAGTACGAGCTGCGCTACCGCCGCTTCGCCCGGCTGCCGCAGCCGCGCATCGCCAGGGTCGACCTGCAGGTCGACATCCGCCCCGAGACGCGCAGCCTGGCCGTGAAGGGCTTCTACCAGCTGGAGAACCGCACCGGAGCGCCGCTGCGCGACGTCGTCCTGTACCAGCAGCGCGGCGCCGAATTCGTCCTCCGTTTCTCGCAGGACGCGCGCCAGATAGCGGCCGATCCGGAGCACGGCTTCTACCTGTACCGCCTGGCCGAGCCCCTGGCGCCGGGCGCGCGCATGGCGCTCTCGTTCAGCCTTCGCTACCGGCCCGGCGGCCTGCTCGGCATCGGCCGCGACACCCCGGTCGTCGAGAACGGAACCTTCTTCAGCAACGAGGTCATGCCCCGCATCGGTTACCAGCCGTCCGTCGAGCTGGTCGACGACCGCGACCGCAAGCGCCGCGGCCTGGCGCCGAAGGATCCGCTGCCCGCACGCGACGACCCGGCGGCACGCGCCAACAACGTGCTGGGCACGGACGCCGACTGGATCGGCTTCGACGCCGTCGTCGCGACCTCTCCCGACCAGATCGCGATCGCCCCGGGCACGCTGGAAAAGGAATGGCTGGACAAGGGCCGGCGCTATTTCCACTACCGGATGGACAAGCCGGTCCTGAATTTCTATGCCATCCAGTCGGCGCGCTACGAAGTGCGGCACGACCGCTGGCAGGACGTGACCATCGACGTGTTCTACCATCCGGGCCACGACGCCAACGTGGAGCGCATGATCCGCGGCGCCCAGGCCGGCCTGGAATACGCCTCGCGCAACTATGGCCCCTACCCGTTCGGCGAACTGCGCATCGTCGAGTTCCCGCGCTACGCGTCCTACGCGCAGGCCTTCCCGGGCACCATCCCGTTCTCGGAAAGCATCGGCTTCATCGCCCGCATCGACGACGATTCGCCCAAGGACATCGACTATCCCTTCTACGTCAGCGCCCACGAGACCGCGCACCAGTGGTGGGGCCACCAGCTGGCCGGCGCCAACGCGCGCGGTTCCAGCGTGCTGTCGGAGAGCCTGTCCGAGTACACCGCGCTGATGGTCATGAAGCGCGCGGTCGGCGGCCAGAAGATGCGCCGCTTCCTGCGCTACAACCTGGATGCCTACCTGATGGGCCGCGCCACCGAGCGCCGCAAGGAACTGCCGCTGGCGCAGAACGAGAACCAGGACTACATCCACTACCGCAAGGGCAGCCTGGCGCTGTACCTGCTGGCCGACATGCTGGGCGAGGATGTCGTCAACCACGTCTTGAGCAGCCTGCTGCAGGAACACGGCGCCAAGGGCGCGCCCTACCCGACCGTGCTGGCCCTGCTCGACCGGCTGCGCGCCGTGACGCCGCCCGACAAGGTCTATCTCATCGACGACCTGTTCGAGCACATCGTGCTGTACGAGAACCGCGCCGACAGCGCCAGCGCGCGCCGGCGGCCGGACGGCAAGTTCGAGGTCACGATCCGGGCGCATGCCGGCAAGGTGCGCGCCGGGGAACTGGGCGACGAGCAGCCGGCGCCGCTCAGGGACTACATCGAGTTCGGCGTCGACGACCGCAACGGCAACCCGTTGGCGCGCGAACGGCGCCTGGTCGACAAGGCCAGCCAGACCGTGACGCTGGTGGTCGGCGGGCGTCCGGCACGGGCCGGCATCGATCCGGACAACAAGTTAATTGACAGAAAACCAACGGACAATATGGTTCCAGTCGACAACCCATAA
- the coq7 gene encoding 2-polyprenyl-3-methyl-6-methoxy-1,4-benzoquinone monooxygenase: MSAYRSNSSLDDLIAGFDKALRVVGGVAASSRPNPGAHATDCELSDDERRHSAGLMRVNHVGEVCAQALYDSQARFGKSPAIRKQFEQSAREEEDHLAWTAERLSELGSQPSLLNPLWYAGSYVLGSIAAKLGDPHSLGFVVETERQVEAHLNRHLEDLPPQDAKSRAIVEQMRVDEIAHGAKAAALGAAETPLLVRMLMTAMSKVMTTTAYRI; this comes from the coding sequence ATGAGCGCATACCGTTCCAACTCCTCCCTCGACGACCTGATCGCCGGCTTCGACAAGGCCCTGCGCGTGGTCGGCGGCGTCGCCGCGTCCTCGCGCCCGAACCCGGGCGCGCATGCCACCGACTGCGAACTGAGCGACGACGAGCGCCGCCACAGCGCGGGCCTGATGCGTGTGAACCACGTCGGGGAAGTGTGCGCGCAGGCGCTGTACGACTCGCAGGCGCGCTTCGGCAAGAGCCCGGCGATCCGCAAGCAGTTCGAGCAATCGGCACGCGAGGAAGAAGACCACCTGGCCTGGACCGCCGAGCGCTTGTCCGAGCTGGGCTCGCAGCCGAGCCTGCTCAATCCGCTGTGGTATGCGGGTTCCTATGTGCTGGGCAGCATCGCGGCCAAGCTGGGCGACCCGCACAGCCTGGGCTTTGTGGTCGAGACCGAGCGCCAGGTCGAGGCGCACCTGAACCGCCACCTCGAAGACCTGCCGCCGCAGGATGCCAAGTCGCGCGCGATCGTGGAGCAGATGCGGGTCGACGAAATCGCCCACGGCGCGAAGGCCGCGGCGCTGGGCGCGGCCGAGACGCCGCTGCTGGTGCGGATGCTGATGACGGCGATGTCGAAGGTGATGACGACGACCGCCTACCGGATCTGA